The Dongia rigui genome includes the window GCGGATGCCGATCCGCCTGCTATAACGGGCGGATCGATCATCGCCAGCGGCCGCATTGCACATGACACGAGCCATCTGGGCGGCCCTCGGCCTTCTTTCCACCGGCGCCGGCATCGCCGGCATTGTTCTGCCGCTGCTGCCGACCACACCCTTCATCCTGCTGGCGGCCTTCTGTTTCGCGCGCTCCTCGCCGCGGCTGGAAGCCTGGATTCTCACCCATCGCACCTTCGGACCGATGATCGAGAACTGGCGGCGCCATGGCAGCGTCGATCGCCGCGCCAAGCGCATGGCGCTGGTCCTGATGGGCATCGCTTTCCTGTTCAGCCTTGCCTTGGCGCTGCCGCTCTGGCTGCTGGCGACTCAAGGGGCGGTTCTGATCGCCGTTGCGGCCTTCCTGCTCACGCGCCCGGACGGCCCGCCACCGGCACCCTGAGGCCGGTCAGATCTTCGGATACTGGCCGAAGAAGATCTTCAAGCGCTGCCAGCGCCGCTTCAGCGCGTGTTCCTTGTCGACGTAATAGGTCAACATGATCGAGCGGCGCTCGCCATCGGCATCCGTGGTCTTTGGCGCCGAATGCCAGCTTTCCTTCTTGCGCACGGCAAAGGCATAGCCGCTGGCCGGCAGGAACTGCATCGCGGTCGGGCGGTCGCTGCCATCCTGTGCCCGCGTGCTGTGAAAGACGGTGCCGAGATGCGATTGCGAATTGTCGCTGGGGATATAGAACTGGACCGTGATCGCCTTGCTGAGCGCATCGGAATGGATGCGGATGTGATAACCGGGGAGGTCTCGCACCAGGATCGGAATGGGATAAAGCGGAACATCCTCGGCCCGCATCTGGAACCGATCCTCAAGGGCGGCGCGGAACTTGCGCTTGAAGGCCAGCTCCAATTCCTTCGACATCAGCGCGGCGGATATCTTGGCCCAGATCAGCCGCTGTGCGCGCGGCAGGCGCCACAACAATTCAGGGTAAAGGTACATCCGCATCCGCGTGCTGCTGCCATCGGCGGTCATGGCGTCGCGGTGGAACAGCGGGTGATACTGCCCGGGCGCTGGCAGATTGGCCAGCAGGTCGCGGTAGAAATCGGCGGGGAAAATGTGATCGAGCCGGATATGGTCGAAGGGCTCCTCGCGCAAGGGTGCTGCGTCGATGACGGCTGGCAGATTCCAATCCGCCCCCGTCCCCGCCACGGCCGGGGCCGCCATCACGCTGTCAATCATCTGCTGCGCCATTGATCTGTCCGCTCAGGCTCTTTTTTGATGGACCACAGCCTAGTCAAAACGGCCCAGCCGGGCAATTGCCAAGTCCCATGGCTGCTGGCCGGGCGCCCGGCATCCCCCTGGCGAAGGTGCTCAGCCGGGCGCGGCACCCGTATCTATGGCGCCGGCGCGCTTGCTGGCGGCGCCACCATTTCCTTGAAGACCCAGGACGGCAAATCGCCCGAATTGGTCGGCGTTGCCTGCCAGGGCTTCTCTTGCATCCCCAGCGCTTCTCCGGCGGCGAAGGCCGCGCGCATCTGCGTTTGATTGAAGGCCAGCACGTCGTTGCCGACATCGACATTGTCCGGAATGCCGACCATGTTGAATTTGTAGCCCAGCACCCGGGTGCCGAAGAAGGACCGCATCAGCGCCGTCTGCATGGACTGCTCCATCATCACGCTGATCGTCGTGGCGGCAATCTCGCCCAGCGCGCGGATCAGCGCCTGGGGCGGCGTCGTGATCTTGCCGTTGTCGATGAGATAGAGATTGCCCGCGCCGTGGAGCGGCGGGTTGGGTCGCGCCTGCCCGCCCATCCCCGGAATGACCAGGTTCGAGCGCGCGGCACCATCGACGAACAGGTGGCCATCGATCTCGACCGGCGGGAACACGATGGGGAACGAGGCGGACGCCAGCAAGACGTCGCGGTAAAGCTCCAACTCGCCCGCCTTCGCGATCATCGTCATGTTCCAGACCCAGGTCTGCCCATAATCGATATTGGTCGTGCCGACGACCAGCAAGCGGTTGTCATCATAGGCGGCGGCCACGCGCTTCAATGTGTCCGCCGTGATGTATTTGGCGATCATCGCGCGCAAGGGCCCCGTGTCCTTCAAGGAATCCGCCGACAGTAGGCTCAACAGGCCGCGATCGGTATAGATGTCGGCATCGGTGACCTGGGTGTACATCTTCTCCAGCGTCGCATCGTCTTCCGGCGTGCCGAGAAAGGCATGGGTCGCCAGCAGCGCGCCCGTGCTGACCCCGCCCACAAGATCGAATTGCGGACGATCGCCATGCTGGCGCCAGCCTTTCAGAAAGCCGGCGCCAAAGGCACCATTCTGCCCGCCGCCGGAAAGCGAGAGCATGTTGAGCGCGTGCCCGCGCTTGCGCTCCAGATAGCGAATGACGTTGTCGCCGGGCACCGACGCCACCGACGTATAGAGGCTCGACAGCTTGCCGGGATTGAGCGGCTCGGTGCCATTGGGCAGCGTCGCATATTGCGGCGCGTGGAGAGAAAGCGTCCGGTGCGGCGGCGATGCGCAGGCCCCCAGCAGCGACAGCGCGACGAGTGCCGGCAACAACCCCACGCTTCTCAGTCCCATTGGTCCCCCCTGGCTCAATTGGATGGACCCACGATAACAGAAAAGCGCGCCAGGGAAGCCCCCAACTCCTCAGGCATGCCGGTGTCAGCCCAGGTGTCAGCGCTGCGGCGCGCCGGTTCCAAATGCCTTTCGTTTCAATCCCTTAAATCTGATGGTCGGTCCACTTCCGGAATAGATTCGCATCCACCCCACATCAAAAGAAGACCAGGTCGGCAGCGGTGACGACGCTATCGTTGACGGTCGCCAACGTGACGAAGCTGTTGCCGCCGCCATTGCTGTCGAACTTGATGAGGGTATCGGTGCCGGAGACCTCTAGCTCAAGGAATCCGTCAGCGAAGGGATCAGCGGCGTTGACGCCGAAATCGATGAACAGATCGAACAGGTCGATCTTGTCCTTGCCGCTTTCAAAGTCGCTGATGACATCGCCGCCAAGGGTAGCAAGCTCGGACGTATTCGAGATCCGATAGAGAAAAAGGTCGTTTCCAGCGCCGCCCGCCAGCGTATCGCCGCCCTGGCCGCCGTCGATGACGTCATTGCCATCGCCGCCAAAGAGATTGTCCGCGCCCAAATTGCCGAGCAGCGTGTCCGCCCCCTTGCCCCCGAACAGCGTGCTGATTCCTTGGTTGCCAATGAGCACATT containing:
- a CDS encoding YbaN family protein; its protein translation is MTRAIWAALGLLSTGAGIAGIVLPLLPTTPFILLAAFCFARSSPRLEAWILTHRTFGPMIENWRRHGSVDRRAKRMALVLMGIAFLFSLALALPLWLLATQGAVLIAVAAFLLTRPDGPPPAP
- a CDS encoding patatin-like phospholipase family protein is translated as MGLRSVGLLPALVALSLLGACASPPHRTLSLHAPQYATLPNGTEPLNPGKLSSLYTSVASVPGDNVIRYLERKRGHALNMLSLSGGGQNGAFGAGFLKGWRQHGDRPQFDLVGGVSTGALLATHAFLGTPEDDATLEKMYTQVTDADIYTDRGLLSLLSADSLKDTGPLRAMIAKYITADTLKRVAAAYDDNRLLVVGTTNIDYGQTWVWNMTMIAKAGELELYRDVLLASASFPIVFPPVEIDGHLFVDGAARSNLVIPGMGGQARPNPPLHGAGNLYLIDNGKITTPPQALIRALGEIAATTISVMMEQSMQTALMRSFFGTRVLGYKFNMVGIPDNVDVGNDVLAFNQTQMRAAFAAGEALGMQEKPWQATPTNSGDLPSWVFKEMVAPPASAPAP